A stretch of Bubalus bubalis isolate 160015118507 breed Murrah chromosome 19, NDDB_SH_1, whole genome shotgun sequence DNA encodes these proteins:
- the BRD9 gene encoding bromodomain-containing protein 9 isoform X5: protein MGKKHKKHKTEWRSSYEDYADKPLEKPLKLVLKVGGSEVTELSGSGHDSSYYDDRSDHERERHKEKKKKKKKKSEKEKHLDDEERRKRKEEKKRKREKEHCDTEGEADDFDPGKKVEVEPPPDRPVRACRTQPAENESTPIQQLLEHFLRQLQRKDPHGFFAFPVTDAIAPGYSMIIKHPMDFGTMKDKIAANEYKSVTEFKADFKLMCDNAMTYNRPDTVYYKLAKKILHAGFKMMSKAALLGNEDTAAEEPVPEVVPVHVETAKKSKRPSREVISCVFEPEGNACSLTDSTAEEHVLALVEHAADEARDRISRLVPGGKMGYLKKNGDGSLLYSVVNTAGLDADEEETHPVDLSSLSSKLLPGFTTLGFREERRSRVTFLSGASTALSTHNNSVFGDLKADELELLYSAYGDETGVQCALSLQEFVKDAGSYSKKLVDDLLDQITGGDHSRMLFRLRQVGASPSSRQMGAGSVCERRSVQMKPPDEVKAGDPLGDGSSTLDFMAMKPYSDVSLDISVLGCLGKVKKELDPEDGHLSLDETTKLLQDLQEAQAERGGSRPSSNLSSLSNASDRDQHHLGSPSRLSVGEQPEAAHDPYEFLQSPEPAVSTKP from the exons ATGGGCAAGAAGCACAAGAAGCACAAGACCGAATGGCGCTCGTCGTACGAGG ACTATGCAGACAAGCCCTTGGAGAAGCCCCTGAAGCTGGTCCTCAAAGTTGGAGGAAGCGAAGTGACGGAACTCTCGGGGTCCGGCCACGACTCCAGTTACTACGATGACAGGTCAGACCATGAGCGGGAGAGACacaaggagaagaagaagaagaaaaagaaaaagtcggAGAAGGAGAAGCACCTTGACGATGAAGAAAGGAGGAAGCGAAAG GAGGAGAAGAAGCGGAAACGGGAGAAGGAGCACTGTGACACAGAGGGGGAGGCCGACGACTTTGACCCGGGGAAGAAGGTGGAGGTGGAGCCGCCCCCCGACCGGCCGGTGCGAGCGTGCCGGACGCAGCCAG CTGAAAACGAGAGCACGCCTATTCAGCAGCTGCTGGAGCACTTCCTCCGCCAGCTCCAGAG AAAAGATCCTCATGGATTTTTCGCTTTTCCTGTCACGGATGCAATCGCACCTGGGTACTCGATGATAATAAAGCACCCGATGGACTTCGGCACGATGAAGGACAAGATCGCAGCGAACGAGTACAAGTCAGTCACGGAGTTCAAG GCAGATTTCAAGCTGATGTGTGACAACGCGATGACATACAACAGGCCGGACACCGTGTACTACAAGTTGGCCAAGAAGATCCTGCACGCTGGCTTCAAGATGATGAGCAAA GCGGCTCTTCTGGGCAACGAAGACACGGCTGCCGAGGAGCCTGTCCCCGAGGTCGTGCCTGTACATGTAGAGACGGCCAAGAAGTCCAAGCGGCCAAGTAGAGAAGTCATCAG CTGTGTGTTCGAGCCGGAGGGGAATGCCTGCAGCCTGACGGACAGCACCGCGGAGGAGCACGTGCTGGCTCTGGTGGAGCACGCGGCCGACGAGGCCCGGGACAGGATCAGCCGGCTGGTGCCTGGCGGCAAG ATGGGCTACCTGAAGAAGAATGGGGATGGAAGTCTGCTCTACAGCGTGGTCAACACAGCCGGGCTGGATGCTGATG AGGAGGAGACCCACCCAGTGGACCTGAGCTCGCTGTCCAGCAAGCTGCTGCCTGGCTTCACCACGCTGGGCTTCCGGGAGGAGCGGAGGAGCCGAG TCACCTTCCTCTCCGGCGCCAGCACCGCGCTGTCCACGCACAACAACTCCGTGTTCGGCGACTTGAAGGCTGACGAGCTGGAGCTGCTGTACTCGGCCTACGGAGACGAGACGGGCGTGCAGTGCGCGCTGAG CTTGCAGGAGTTCGTGAAGGATGCTGGGAGCTACAGCAAGAAGCTGGTGGACGACCTCCTGGACCAGATCACGGGCGGGGACCACTCGCGGATGCTCTTCCGGCTGAGGCAGGTGGGCGCAAGCCCCAGCAGCCGCCAGATGGGAGCTGGGAGTGTGTGTGAG AGGAGAAGCGTTCAGATGAAGCCTCCAGATGAAGTGAAG GCTGGGGACCCTCTCGGGGACGGCAGCTCCACGCTGGACTTTATGGCCATGAAGCCCTACTCGGACGTCTCCTTGGACATCTCCGTGCTTGGCTGTCTGG GGAAGGTGAAGAAGGAGCTGGACCCCGAGGATGGGCACCTGAGCCTGGACGAGACGACGAAGCTCCTGCAGGACCTGCAGGAGGCACAGGCGGAGCGCGGGGGCTCACGGCCCTCGTCCAACCTCAGCTCACTGTCCAACGCCTCCGACCGGGACCAGCACCACCTGG GGAGCCCTTCTCGCCTCAGTGTTGGGGAGCAGCCGGAGGCGGCCCACGACCCGTACGAGTTCCTGCAGTCTCCGGAGCCTGCAGTCTCCACAAAGCCCTAG
- the BRD9 gene encoding bromodomain-containing protein 9 isoform X8 produces the protein MGKKHKKHKTEWRSSYEDYADKPLEKPLKLVLKVGGSEVTELSGSGHDSSYYDDRSDHERERHKEKKKKKKKKSEKEKHLDDEERRKRKEEKKRKREKEHCDTEGEADDFDPGKKVEVEPPPDRPVRACRTQPAENESTPIQQLLEHFLRQLQRKDPHGFFAFPVTDAIAPGYSMIIKHPMDFGTMKDKIAANEYKSVTEFKADFKLMCDNAMTYNRPDTVYYKLAKKILHAGFKMMSKERLLALKRSMSFMQDMDFSQQAALLGNEDTAAEEPVPEVVPVHVETAKKSKRPSREVISCVFEPEGNACSLTDSTAEEHVLALVEHAADEARDRISRLVPGGKMGYLKKNGDGSLLYSVVNTAGLDADEEETHPVDLSSLSSKLLPGFTTLGFREERRSRVTFLSGASTALSTHNNSVFGDLKADELELLYSAYGDETGVQCALSLQEFVKDAGSYSKKLVDDLLDQITGGDHSRMLFRLRQILSVLESRNGERATPCA, from the exons ATGGGCAAGAAGCACAAGAAGCACAAGACCGAATGGCGCTCGTCGTACGAGG ACTATGCAGACAAGCCCTTGGAGAAGCCCCTGAAGCTGGTCCTCAAAGTTGGAGGAAGCGAAGTGACGGAACTCTCGGGGTCCGGCCACGACTCCAGTTACTACGATGACAGGTCAGACCATGAGCGGGAGAGACacaaggagaagaagaagaagaaaaagaaaaagtcggAGAAGGAGAAGCACCTTGACGATGAAGAAAGGAGGAAGCGAAAG GAGGAGAAGAAGCGGAAACGGGAGAAGGAGCACTGTGACACAGAGGGGGAGGCCGACGACTTTGACCCGGGGAAGAAGGTGGAGGTGGAGCCGCCCCCCGACCGGCCGGTGCGAGCGTGCCGGACGCAGCCAG CTGAAAACGAGAGCACGCCTATTCAGCAGCTGCTGGAGCACTTCCTCCGCCAGCTCCAGAG AAAAGATCCTCATGGATTTTTCGCTTTTCCTGTCACGGATGCAATCGCACCTGGGTACTCGATGATAATAAAGCACCCGATGGACTTCGGCACGATGAAGGACAAGATCGCAGCGAACGAGTACAAGTCAGTCACGGAGTTCAAG GCAGATTTCAAGCTGATGTGTGACAACGCGATGACATACAACAGGCCGGACACCGTGTACTACAAGTTGGCCAAGAAGATCCTGCACGCTGGCTTCAAGATGATGAGCAAA GAGCGGCTCTTAGCTCTGAAGCGCAGCATGTCGTTTATGCAGGACATGGATTTCTCTCAGCAGGCGGCTCTTCTGGGCAACGAAGACACGGCTGCCGAGGAGCCTGTCCCCGAGGTCGTGCCTGTACATGTAGAGACGGCCAAGAAGTCCAAGCGGCCAAGTAGAGAAGTCATCAG CTGTGTGTTCGAGCCGGAGGGGAATGCCTGCAGCCTGACGGACAGCACCGCGGAGGAGCACGTGCTGGCTCTGGTGGAGCACGCGGCCGACGAGGCCCGGGACAGGATCAGCCGGCTGGTGCCTGGCGGCAAG ATGGGCTACCTGAAGAAGAATGGGGATGGAAGTCTGCTCTACAGCGTGGTCAACACAGCCGGGCTGGATGCTGATG AGGAGGAGACCCACCCAGTGGACCTGAGCTCGCTGTCCAGCAAGCTGCTGCCTGGCTTCACCACGCTGGGCTTCCGGGAGGAGCGGAGGAGCCGAG TCACCTTCCTCTCCGGCGCCAGCACCGCGCTGTCCACGCACAACAACTCCGTGTTCGGCGACTTGAAGGCTGACGAGCTGGAGCTGCTGTACTCGGCCTACGGAGACGAGACGGGCGTGCAGTGCGCGCTGAG CTTGCAGGAGTTCGTGAAGGATGCTGGGAGCTACAGCAAGAAGCTGGTGGACGACCTCCTGGACCAGATCACGGGCGGGGACCACTCGCGGATGCTCTTCCGGCTGAGGCAG attttgAGTGTTTTAGAAAGTAGAAATGGAGAGCGGGCCACACCCTGTGCCTGA
- the BRD9 gene encoding bromodomain-containing protein 9 isoform X3, whose translation MGKKHKKHKTEWRSSYEDYADKPLEKPLKLVLKVGGSEVTELSGSGHDSSYYDDRSDHERERHKEKKKKKKKKSEKEKHLDDEERRKRKEEKKRKREKEHCDTEGEADDFDPGKKVEVEPPPDRPVRACRTQPAENESTPIQQLLEHFLRQLQRKDPHGFFAFPVTDAIAPGYSMIIKHPMDFGTMKDKIAANEYKSVTEFKADFKLMCDNAMTYNRPDTVYYKLAKKILHAGFKMMSKERLLALKRSMSFMQDMDFSQQAALLGNEDTAAEEPVPEVVPVHVETAKKSKRPSREVISCVFEPEGNACSLTDSTAEEHVLALVEHAADEARDRISRLVPGGKMGYLKKNGDGSLLYSVVNTAGLDADEEETHPVDLSSLSSKLLPGFTTLGFREERRSRVTFLSGASTALSTHNNSVFGDLKADELELLYSAYGDETGVQCALSLQEFVKDAGSYSKKLVDDLLDQITGGDHSRMLFRLRQRRSVQMKPPDEVKAGDPLGDGSSTLDFMAMKPYSDVSLDISVLGCLGKVKKELDPEDGHLSLDETTKLLQDLQEAQAERGGSRPSSNLSSLSNASDRDQHHLGSPSRLSVGEQPEAAHDPYEFLQSPEPAVSTKP comes from the exons ATGGGCAAGAAGCACAAGAAGCACAAGACCGAATGGCGCTCGTCGTACGAGG ACTATGCAGACAAGCCCTTGGAGAAGCCCCTGAAGCTGGTCCTCAAAGTTGGAGGAAGCGAAGTGACGGAACTCTCGGGGTCCGGCCACGACTCCAGTTACTACGATGACAGGTCAGACCATGAGCGGGAGAGACacaaggagaagaagaagaagaaaaagaaaaagtcggAGAAGGAGAAGCACCTTGACGATGAAGAAAGGAGGAAGCGAAAG GAGGAGAAGAAGCGGAAACGGGAGAAGGAGCACTGTGACACAGAGGGGGAGGCCGACGACTTTGACCCGGGGAAGAAGGTGGAGGTGGAGCCGCCCCCCGACCGGCCGGTGCGAGCGTGCCGGACGCAGCCAG CTGAAAACGAGAGCACGCCTATTCAGCAGCTGCTGGAGCACTTCCTCCGCCAGCTCCAGAG AAAAGATCCTCATGGATTTTTCGCTTTTCCTGTCACGGATGCAATCGCACCTGGGTACTCGATGATAATAAAGCACCCGATGGACTTCGGCACGATGAAGGACAAGATCGCAGCGAACGAGTACAAGTCAGTCACGGAGTTCAAG GCAGATTTCAAGCTGATGTGTGACAACGCGATGACATACAACAGGCCGGACACCGTGTACTACAAGTTGGCCAAGAAGATCCTGCACGCTGGCTTCAAGATGATGAGCAAA GAGCGGCTCTTAGCTCTGAAGCGCAGCATGTCGTTTATGCAGGACATGGATTTCTCTCAGCAGGCGGCTCTTCTGGGCAACGAAGACACGGCTGCCGAGGAGCCTGTCCCCGAGGTCGTGCCTGTACATGTAGAGACGGCCAAGAAGTCCAAGCGGCCAAGTAGAGAAGTCATCAG CTGTGTGTTCGAGCCGGAGGGGAATGCCTGCAGCCTGACGGACAGCACCGCGGAGGAGCACGTGCTGGCTCTGGTGGAGCACGCGGCCGACGAGGCCCGGGACAGGATCAGCCGGCTGGTGCCTGGCGGCAAG ATGGGCTACCTGAAGAAGAATGGGGATGGAAGTCTGCTCTACAGCGTGGTCAACACAGCCGGGCTGGATGCTGATG AGGAGGAGACCCACCCAGTGGACCTGAGCTCGCTGTCCAGCAAGCTGCTGCCTGGCTTCACCACGCTGGGCTTCCGGGAGGAGCGGAGGAGCCGAG TCACCTTCCTCTCCGGCGCCAGCACCGCGCTGTCCACGCACAACAACTCCGTGTTCGGCGACTTGAAGGCTGACGAGCTGGAGCTGCTGTACTCGGCCTACGGAGACGAGACGGGCGTGCAGTGCGCGCTGAG CTTGCAGGAGTTCGTGAAGGATGCTGGGAGCTACAGCAAGAAGCTGGTGGACGACCTCCTGGACCAGATCACGGGCGGGGACCACTCGCGGATGCTCTTCCGGCTGAGGCAG AGGAGAAGCGTTCAGATGAAGCCTCCAGATGAAGTGAAG GCTGGGGACCCTCTCGGGGACGGCAGCTCCACGCTGGACTTTATGGCCATGAAGCCCTACTCGGACGTCTCCTTGGACATCTCCGTGCTTGGCTGTCTGG GGAAGGTGAAGAAGGAGCTGGACCCCGAGGATGGGCACCTGAGCCTGGACGAGACGACGAAGCTCCTGCAGGACCTGCAGGAGGCACAGGCGGAGCGCGGGGGCTCACGGCCCTCGTCCAACCTCAGCTCACTGTCCAACGCCTCCGACCGGGACCAGCACCACCTGG GGAGCCCTTCTCGCCTCAGTGTTGGGGAGCAGCCGGAGGCGGCCCACGACCCGTACGAGTTCCTGCAGTCTCCGGAGCCTGCAGTCTCCACAAAGCCCTAG